A DNA window from Chryseobacterium sp. MEBOG06 contains the following coding sequences:
- a CDS encoding RagB/SusD family nutrient uptake outer membrane protein — translation MKRIINTVLIVVTLSSAAFTLNSCQDALDIKQAGELQEKDLYTSVANLGEVLNGSVYAQLDPMDEIYFTAVFTDEVKPGSASGGQEYSLHRFFLDPASPVVTGGTVGTASSDGIWLNNYKVINRVNRLLEGAQKITPATDKEKDQYNKILAQARAIRAYCYVQLEAYFSSDMKNPNALGVILLKDVPSTDAQLPRAKNQDIYDFINADLDYARGILTYSAAGDQGARYFADKGFVNSVTARFNLYRGNMPLAKQYANEVITGSKLSLTIANPAVTATAPVIDASSATTTWAKEFYNVATSFNPYRNLWNDSAKGEIIFSLNRLPLGAGGSIGSKWNTNQSQLSGSPMWFWGRNLYNIFNNTPGDIRRYAYVDPSSKANNNYATAVDGNTRNDGLVIDKYPGKTGIATRNDVKVFRLSEMYFIAAEAEVAAGNLSTAHDLIQKVREARNFQNAAVTPAYSSTQVAYADILKERRVELALEGHRYVDLKRLAVAANVAMDRNATDDVVAVENLPNGDYRYTLPIPIKEVSANPNVKQNDGY, via the coding sequence ATGAAAAGAATAATAAATACAGTTTTAATTGTAGTAACTTTATCATCTGCAGCATTTACTTTGAACAGCTGTCAGGATGCACTTGATATTAAACAGGCGGGAGAGTTACAGGAGAAGGATTTGTATACAAGTGTTGCCAATTTAGGAGAAGTTCTGAATGGATCTGTGTATGCTCAGCTTGATCCGATGGATGAGATTTATTTTACAGCCGTATTTACAGACGAAGTAAAACCTGGTTCTGCAAGTGGTGGACAGGAATATTCTCTACACAGATTTTTCCTTGATCCTGCTAGTCCTGTTGTAACAGGAGGTACTGTAGGAACAGCTTCCAGTGACGGGATCTGGTTAAATAATTACAAAGTTATTAACAGAGTTAACAGACTATTGGAAGGTGCACAGAAAATTACCCCTGCTACTGATAAAGAGAAGGATCAATATAATAAGATCCTGGCGCAGGCCAGAGCTATAAGAGCATATTGCTATGTACAGTTAGAGGCTTATTTTTCAAGTGATATGAAAAATCCTAATGCTTTAGGAGTAATTCTTCTGAAAGATGTTCCTTCTACAGATGCACAATTGCCAAGAGCTAAAAATCAGGATATCTATGATTTTATTAATGCTGACTTAGATTATGCAAGAGGAATATTAACGTATTCTGCTGCTGGTGACCAAGGAGCAAGATATTTTGCTGATAAAGGATTTGTAAACTCTGTAACAGCTCGTTTTAATCTGTATAGAGGAAATATGCCTTTAGCAAAACAATATGCAAACGAAGTAATTACAGGATCAAAATTAAGTCTGACTATCGCTAATCCTGCGGTAACTGCAACTGCTCCTGTTATTGATGCAAGTTCTGCTACAACTACCTGGGCTAAAGAGTTTTACAATGTTGCTACTTCTTTCAACCCATATAGAAACCTTTGGAATGATTCTGCAAAAGGCGAGATTATATTCTCTCTGAACAGACTCCCGTTAGGAGCAGGAGGAAGTATCGGCTCAAAATGGAATACCAACCAGTCTCAGCTAAGTGGTTCACCAATGTGGTTCTGGGGAAGAAATTTATATAATATATTCAACAATACGCCTGGGGATATCAGAAGATATGCTTATGTAGATCCTAGCTCAAAGGCAAATAATAACTATGCTACTGCGGTAGACGGAAATACAAGAAATGATGGGTTGGTAATTGATAAATATCCTGGTAAAACGGGTATCGCTACCAGAAATGATGTGAAAGTTTTCAGATTATCAGAAATGTATTTCATAGCGGCTGAAGCTGAAGTGGCAGCAGGAAACCTTTCAACGGCTCATGACCTGATTCAGAAAGTAAGAGAAGCTAGAAACTTCCAGAATGCTGCAGTAACGCCTGCTTATTCTAGTACTCAGGTAGCCTACGCAGATATTTTGAAAGAGCGTAGAGTTGAATTAGCACTTGAAGGACACCGTTATGTTGACTTGAAGAGACTTGCAGTAGCT
- a CDS encoding SusC/RagA family TonB-linked outer membrane protein, translated as MNVKLRVLTAGVLFFTGQAVFAQEKDSKNGKDKETKIEEVVVLGYSKTATKAKTTTSSVTVGSETLENRPNISVLNSIQGTAPGIVVNSASGSPGSGKFNILIRGTSSLNGSTDPLYVIDGVITSGSQFRNLNSYDIDTFSILKDAQATAIYGNRAANGVVVITTKGGKFNSGLKVSYDALTSFSKLPGNDYNAASGQQLLQIQKNLKTGFGGSLSQDQINNWGTNTDWNKQFTRIGISQQHNLSISGGGENVNNFLSLGYLDSEGTVKSTDFKRFTLRNNLNGKSKDGKLTFGAIIGLGYSKRNQLDDETNTGISNNTLQNPLFGGILSRPYIGPSPYANGRELFNAIGTDATNNRQWILQDNINGGIRNRFTELSISANANVNYKITDYLSVGNRTGIEYKQYNRTFARSPLGYLSISVANSDGSTYGGSEDFTTTDDLTFNTITNITFNKSFGDHTISASAYMDYIKAHVSSTFQRQNGLNPLQWEFGAGTGYIPFNPDTPNYYRPSVSASKVTAGTLAYFGTLDYDYKDKYGVSGVVRRDGSYRFLPTNRWETFWSVAARWNIDKEDFMANSGFRLLKLRASIGTTGNQNLGIATDNSNPLALLPNNFLDLYSGISGYQNMLGYNFTNLSNPYLKWEQVKQSNIGLDFNYKGLIEGSVDYYQKRTTRMFNDLQKSSVTGYYSIRGNDGILDNKGIEGLIRYNAIKTANTKLSIFANAAYNSNKIVSMGSENLAGDVVNAIGGPAGQYQLYPYLGVNPNNGNLQFLDKNGNVTEAPTSSDRRLTGKSRYAKFTGGFGFNFQHKGWFLDTLFSYQQGGWIYDNLNSWLMDPNAAATRNLSADLLNAWTPQNTNTDVPALGARNLSLGSSDRFLRRSDFIRLKNVSVGYNFSKEQLGKLPVKGIKVFVQAENLYTWTKWKGFDPEPITSYSLNVYPNPKTVSVGLNVDF; from the coding sequence ATGAATGTGAAACTGCGTGTTTTAACAGCTGGTGTCTTGTTTTTTACAGGACAGGCTGTATTTGCTCAAGAAAAAGACTCTAAGAACGGTAAGGACAAGGAGACTAAAATTGAGGAAGTAGTTGTTTTAGGGTATAGTAAAACAGCTACAAAAGCTAAGACTACAACATCTTCGGTAACAGTAGGTTCTGAAACCTTAGAAAACAGACCGAATATTTCGGTACTAAACTCAATTCAGGGTACGGCACCGGGTATTGTAGTTAACTCTGCCTCAGGTTCTCCGGGGTCAGGAAAGTTTAATATCCTAATTAGAGGAACAAGTTCTCTTAATGGATCTACAGATCCTCTATATGTAATAGATGGGGTAATTACTTCAGGATCTCAATTCAGAAACCTGAACTCCTATGATATTGATACGTTCAGTATTTTGAAAGATGCTCAGGCTACGGCAATCTATGGTAACAGAGCGGCGAATGGAGTTGTGGTAATTACAACAAAAGGAGGGAAGTTTAATTCAGGATTAAAGGTTTCTTATGATGCATTAACGTCCTTCAGTAAGCTTCCTGGAAATGATTACAATGCAGCAAGTGGCCAGCAATTATTACAGATTCAAAAGAATTTGAAAACAGGATTTGGCGGTAGTTTATCACAAGACCAGATTAATAACTGGGGCACCAATACAGACTGGAATAAACAGTTTACCCGTATCGGTATCTCTCAGCAGCATAACTTATCAATCTCCGGAGGTGGAGAAAATGTCAACAACTTCCTATCTTTAGGATATTTAGACAGTGAGGGTACTGTAAAATCTACAGATTTCAAAAGATTTACACTAAGAAATAACCTTAATGGTAAGTCTAAAGACGGAAAATTAACTTTCGGTGCTATCATCGGTCTGGGATATTCCAAAAGAAATCAATTAGATGACGAAACGAACACAGGAATTTCCAATAATACTCTTCAGAATCCATTATTCGGAGGAATACTGTCAAGACCATACATAGGCCCATCGCCTTATGCAAACGGAAGAGAGCTTTTCAATGCTATCGGAACAGATGCAACCAATAATAGACAATGGATTCTTCAGGATAACATCAATGGTGGAATCAGAAACAGATTTACAGAATTAAGTATTTCTGCCAATGCCAATGTAAATTATAAAATTACTGATTACTTAAGTGTTGGAAACAGAACAGGTATTGAATACAAGCAGTATAACAGAACCTTTGCAAGATCCCCGCTAGGCTACCTTTCTATTAGCGTTGCCAATAGTGACGGATCCACTTATGGAGGAAGTGAAGACTTCACCACAACAGATGATTTGACATTCAACACGATTACGAACATTACGTTCAATAAGTCTTTTGGAGATCATACAATTAGTGCATCCGCGTACATGGATTATATCAAAGCCCATGTAAGTTCAACGTTTCAAAGACAAAATGGTCTGAACCCATTACAATGGGAATTTGGAGCAGGAACAGGTTATATTCCTTTTAACCCGGATACTCCCAACTATTACAGACCTTCAGTAAGTGCTTCTAAAGTAACAGCCGGAACTCTTGCTTATTTTGGGACACTAGACTATGACTACAAAGATAAATATGGAGTAAGTGGGGTAGTAAGAAGAGACGGTTCTTATCGTTTCCTTCCTACTAACAGATGGGAAACTTTCTGGTCTGTGGCAGCAAGATGGAATATTGACAAAGAAGATTTCATGGCTAATTCAGGATTCAGATTACTTAAGCTAAGAGCTTCAATTGGTACTACAGGTAACCAGAACTTAGGAATTGCTACTGATAATTCTAATCCATTAGCTCTACTTCCAAATAATTTCCTTGATCTTTATTCTGGTATATCAGGATATCAGAATATGCTAGGATACAACTTTACTAACTTATCAAACCCTTACCTAAAGTGGGAACAGGTAAAGCAGAGTAACATCGGGTTAGATTTTAACTACAAAGGCTTGATTGAAGGTAGTGTTGATTACTATCAGAAGAGAACAACAAGAATGTTCAACGATCTTCAGAAGTCATCTGTTACAGGTTACTATTCAATCAGAGGAAATGACGGGATTCTTGATAACAAAGGTATTGAAGGGTTGATCAGATATAATGCGATCAAAACTGCAAATACAAAATTATCAATCTTCGCTAACGCAGCTTATAACTCCAACAAAATCGTATCAATGGGCAGTGAAAACCTGGCTGGTGATGTCGTAAATGCAATTGGAGGGCCGGCTGGTCAGTATCAGTTATACCCATATTTAGGAGTAAATCCTAACAATGGAAACCTACAGTTCCTTGATAAAAACGGAAACGTAACTGAAGCTCCTACATCTTCTGACAGAAGATTGACTGGAAAATCACGTTATGCCAAATTTACAGGAGGTTTTGGATTTAACTTCCAGCATAAAGGTTGGTTCCTTGACACGCTATTCTCTTATCAGCAGGGAGGATGGATTTATGATAACCTAAACTCTTGGTTAATGGATCCGAATGCAGCAGCTACCAGAAACCTTTCTGCAGATCTGTTGAATGCATGGACGCCTCAGAATACAAATACTGATGTACCTGCATTAGGAGCAAGAAACTTAAGCTTAGGTTCTTCAGACAGATTCTTACGCAGATCAGACTTTATCAGACTTAAGAATGTTTCCGTAGGATATAACTTTAGCAAAGAACAGCTGGGTAAGCTGCCTGTAAAAGGAATTAAAGTATTTGTTCAGGCAGAAAACCTTTATACATGGACAAAATGGAAAGGATTTGATCCGGAACCAATTACTTCGTATTCACTAAATGTCTATCCTAACCCAAAAACCGTATCGGTAGGTTTAAATGTTGATTTTTAA
- a CDS encoding RagB/SusD family nutrient uptake outer membrane protein translates to MKKIKVLLILLAGFVISSCKNEFSEELPPVTLPLDKAITNEKVLNTAVNGLYGLYQTSGGDGTLNSYGALLPTLEELLGDNAFVALVNSNRFSTTRDPNLTFYTQNNNDISTLWNTLYVIIANANFVLSYEGKITDDPNTPGTPQNLFGQAYTIRAMAYSTLVSLFSDNFNGSNADIGVPLPLEFKPATNLPRSSVKNVYDQIFSDLTNASSRIGNKNGNKKLNGVAVDMLFSRYYLATKNYVKADEYAQKVLDNSDYVLLSSSDIADYFSVAGETNKETIFQVDYNPLDLPGSNDAITATWSSTGRYKQNFATQTFFSKLGVNDVRRGTWYRDTGYVLTLSDNPKPIDVMKYTTIDRDVVVIRKTEAVFNQLEALYYTNASDALLKLNTWVKINRNPDYVYEGIGIDLLKEILMQKDLEMFLEGFRYSDLKRNGINFKNSQTQVELTTSKVQFKSFPVPQSELNTNNLLSQYPGY, encoded by the coding sequence ATGAAAAAAATTAAAGTTTTATTAATATTATTAGCTGGGTTTGTTATAAGTTCTTGTAAAAATGAATTTTCTGAAGAACTGCCACCTGTAACACTTCCTTTAGATAAAGCTATTACGAATGAAAAAGTCTTAAATACTGCTGTAAATGGTCTTTATGGTCTCTACCAGACAAGTGGCGGTGATGGAACACTAAATTCTTATGGTGCGTTGCTCCCTACATTAGAGGAACTGCTTGGAGATAATGCTTTTGTGGCATTGGTAAATTCAAATAGATTTTCTACCACCAGAGACCCTAACCTTACATTTTACACTCAAAATAATAATGATATATCGACTTTGTGGAATACGCTGTATGTTATTATAGCAAATGCTAATTTCGTTCTTAGTTATGAAGGAAAAATAACTGATGATCCAAATACTCCTGGAACCCCACAAAACTTATTTGGTCAGGCTTATACTATAAGAGCGATGGCATATTCTACATTAGTATCATTATTCAGCGACAATTTTAATGGTTCAAATGCTGATATTGGAGTTCCCTTACCTCTAGAGTTTAAGCCTGCGACAAATTTACCCAGATCTAGTGTTAAAAATGTTTATGATCAGATATTTTCTGATTTAACAAATGCAAGTTCCAGAATAGGTAATAAAAATGGTAATAAGAAACTTAATGGAGTAGCAGTAGATATGTTGTTTTCGAGATATTATTTGGCAACTAAAAACTATGTAAAGGCTGATGAATATGCGCAGAAAGTCCTTGATAATTCAGACTACGTTTTGTTATCATCTTCAGATATTGCAGACTATTTTTCTGTAGCAGGAGAGACAAATAAAGAAACCATTTTTCAGGTAGATTATAATCCGCTTGATTTACCTGGGTCTAATGATGCTATTACCGCAACCTGGTCTTCTACAGGAAGATATAAGCAAAACTTTGCTACCCAGACATTCTTTAGTAAGCTAGGAGTTAACGATGTCAGAAGGGGAACATGGTATAGAGATACAGGTTATGTTTTAACTTTGAGTGATAATCCTAAACCTATTGATGTAATGAAATATACTACAATAGACAGGGATGTTGTTGTAATCAGAAAGACAGAAGCTGTTTTTAATCAATTAGAGGCTTTATACTATACTAATGCAAGTGATGCTTTATTAAAACTGAATACATGGGTTAAGATAAATAGAAACCCTGACTATGTTTATGAAGGAATAGGAATAGATTTATTAAAAGAAATTTTAATGCAGAAAGATCTTGAAATGTTTTTAGAAGGCTTTAGGTACAGTGATTTAAAAAGGAATGGAATCAATTTCAAAAACTCTCAAACTCAAGTTGAACTTACTACCTCCAAAGTTCAGTTTAAATCTTTTCCAGTACCACAATCCGAATTGAATACTAATAACTTGCTTTCTCAATATCCAGGATATTAA
- a CDS encoding SusC/RagA family TonB-linked outer membrane protein, whose translation MNVKLGVLSAGVLFFLGQSSFAQKIRKDTIPKENKIDEVVITGSYGIKMTPEQSSGASVKVSGNILDKPSAVSIDNILQGTVAGLMSSASSGQPGASTITLIRGISSLTSGNDPLYIIDGVPIQSGDISGALATQNALSLINPADIEDVQVLKDGVATAIYGSRGANGVIVITTKSGKKGKSNLQFVSEIGTSNIAFDKLKMLNAREQVNYLGQALYNKYPNTDPVNGFADLQEANDYARSEILKWDGVTDTNWRKLTRRNSPIMNRYNLSYSGGFKDLALYASLGYLKQEGLSYDAVFDRYTGTIKANWKATEKLNVTFSTNLSRTIQAGPSDASSYANPIFSGTILSPTQNPYLSDGNYNLNLVYLNPQFNPLALTGTNQTKGTFDKVLTSLNIDYKILPYLTFNSNFGIDNTSGNEFTYWNPDFGDGYEPSNTNGNGYYFKSIRNFFTWNWYNFLNFNKTFADVHAISASIGMESTKRSLEYNTFTKRGFPSGTRIKYADAAANVTDATGRTDTWTLVGYIARASYTYNKFATITGSARRDTYSGYTKAGSFFGIGASVDLGKLNFLPSYINSLKFRASYGENGNQAASPYDKYPQYTLAGNYLQTNAGYILTPGAPDGLLWEKSKKRNIGLDFSLGTTGSFYGTFDIYSNTNPDQVYNVPISPSTGFSSIIKNQAEVKSNGFEALLGYRKSTESFTWDIKANYSYNDSKVTYIKGDPTPTVINGLKAFFPGHNPSEYYTRLWAGVDPLNGDPLWYTDETKSVTTNDINKAKLSFTGKKALPTHIASLINEFNYKGIKLSFMINYQGDYSVWDRWGFVYESDGAFPTLNTSTVALYDSWTPSNPNASLPKQVFNGNKSSNSNSTRYLYKGDNIRLRNVEIGYTFKGSMLNMPNIKGIYTYVRGINLYTYAFDKRLRFDPEANSNAFKYTVSNLGVFDMTQPNMRQFIFGIQVDF comes from the coding sequence ATGAATGTAAAACTAGGTGTATTAAGTGCCGGAGTACTGTTTTTTCTCGGACAGTCCTCCTTTGCTCAAAAGATAAGGAAAGATACTATTCCTAAAGAAAATAAGATTGATGAAGTTGTTATTACAGGTTCTTACGGGATTAAAATGACACCTGAACAATCTTCAGGAGCTTCGGTTAAAGTGTCAGGGAATATTTTGGATAAGCCCTCTGCTGTATCTATTGATAATATTTTACAAGGAACTGTTGCAGGGTTAATGTCGAGTGCTAGTTCAGGGCAACCAGGAGCATCAACTATTACATTAATTAGAGGAATATCATCACTTACTTCAGGTAATGATCCTCTATATATTATTGATGGTGTACCGATTCAATCTGGTGATATTTCGGGAGCTTTAGCAACTCAAAATGCTTTATCATTGATAAATCCCGCAGATATCGAGGATGTACAGGTTTTAAAAGATGGAGTTGCCACAGCAATTTATGGATCAAGAGGAGCAAACGGAGTAATTGTAATAACTACAAAATCGGGAAAAAAAGGTAAGTCTAATTTGCAGTTTGTCAGTGAAATAGGAACATCAAATATTGCTTTTGATAAATTAAAAATGTTAAATGCGCGGGAGCAAGTTAATTATTTAGGACAAGCTTTATACAATAAGTATCCCAATACAGATCCTGTAAATGGGTTTGCAGACCTTCAAGAGGCTAATGATTATGCAAGAAGTGAGATACTAAAATGGGATGGTGTTACTGATACTAACTGGAGAAAACTAACCAGAAGAAATTCTCCGATAATGAATAGATACAACTTAAGCTATTCAGGAGGTTTTAAGGATCTTGCTTTATACGCATCATTAGGGTATCTTAAACAGGAGGGACTATCATATGATGCTGTTTTTGATAGATATACAGGAACGATTAAAGCAAATTGGAAGGCTACTGAAAAATTAAATGTCACTTTTTCAACGAATCTGTCAAGAACTATACAGGCAGGCCCATCAGACGCGTCTTCCTATGCTAACCCCATTTTTTCAGGAACGATTCTTTCACCTACCCAGAATCCTTATCTGAGCGATGGAAATTATAATTTGAATTTGGTATATCTGAATCCTCAGTTTAATCCACTGGCATTAACAGGAACTAACCAGACGAAAGGAACCTTTGATAAAGTACTTACGTCATTAAATATTGATTATAAAATTTTACCTTATTTGACTTTCAATTCGAACTTTGGTATTGATAATACTTCGGGAAACGAATTTACTTATTGGAATCCCGACTTTGGTGATGGGTATGAACCTTCTAACACAAATGGTAATGGATATTATTTCAAGAGTATAAGAAATTTTTTCACTTGGAACTGGTATAACTTCCTGAATTTTAATAAAACGTTTGCAGATGTCCATGCTATTTCAGCTTCTATTGGTATGGAATCAACTAAGAGAAGTCTAGAATATAATACATTCACAAAAAGAGGATTTCCATCAGGTACAAGAATTAAATATGCAGATGCGGCTGCCAATGTTACAGATGCAACAGGAAGAACCGACACCTGGACTCTTGTTGGATATATTGCAAGAGCATCATATACATATAATAAGTTTGCAACGATTACAGGATCAGCCAGAAGAGATACTTATTCAGGATACACAAAAGCGGGAAGCTTCTTTGGTATAGGTGCTAGTGTTGATTTAGGAAAGCTGAATTTCTTACCATCCTATATCAATTCACTAAAGTTCAGGGCAAGTTATGGAGAGAATGGGAACCAAGCAGCATCTCCCTATGATAAATATCCACAATACACGTTGGCAGGAAACTATCTTCAAACCAATGCTGGATATATTTTAACTCCTGGAGCTCCTGACGGATTACTATGGGAAAAATCTAAGAAAAGAAATATCGGATTAGACTTTTCATTAGGAACAACAGGAAGTTTTTATGGTACATTTGATATTTATTCTAATACAAATCCTGATCAAGTCTATAATGTCCCAATTTCTCCTTCTACAGGGTTTAGTTCTATTATTAAAAATCAGGCTGAAGTAAAATCCAACGGTTTTGAGGCATTATTAGGATATAGGAAAAGTACAGAATCATTTACTTGGGATATTAAAGCTAATTATTCTTATAACGATTCTAAAGTTACCTATATAAAAGGAGATCCAACTCCTACTGTTATTAATGGATTAAAAGCTTTTTTTCCAGGGCACAATCCTTCTGAATATTATACAAGGTTATGGGCAGGTGTTGATCCTTTAAATGGAGATCCATTATGGTATACTGACGAAACAAAGAGTGTTACTACTAATGATATAAATAAAGCAAAATTATCTTTTACAGGAAAAAAAGCGCTACCAACTCATATTGCTAGTTTGATTAACGAATTTAATTATAAAGGAATCAAACTTTCATTTATGATAAATTATCAGGGAGATTATTCTGTGTGGGATAGATGGGGGTTTGTGTACGAGTCAGACGGAGCATTTCCAACATTGAATACAAGTACGGTGGCGTTGTATGATTCATGGACGCCATCTAATCCAAACGCTTCTTTGCCTAAACAGGTTTTCAACGGTAATAAGTCTTCAAATAGTAATTCTACAAGATACTTATATAAGGGGGATAATATTAGATTAAGAAATGTTGAAATAGGCTATACATTCAAAGGTTCTATGCTTAATATGCCTAACATTAAAGGTATTTACACTTATGTAAGAGGAATTAATTTATATACTTATGCATTTGACAAAAGATTACGGTTCGATCCTGAGGCAAACTCAAATGCGTTTAAGTATACAGTGTCTAACTTAGGTGTTTTTGATATGACACAACCTAATATGAGGCAGTTTATTTTTGGTATTCAGGTTGATTTCTAA
- a CDS encoding hydroxymethylglutaryl-CoA synthase family protein, with translation MSFGIEAASYYVPSLYLEIKDLAEKRGIEPAKLEKGLGLHKMGLSDVHEDAATFAAEALLKLIKDYTVSPKEIARVYLGTESAVDAAKPTASYAVQMVEKVLEEEFGERSFKNCDILDMTFACVGGVDALHNALDFVRVNPDKKAVVIASDYAKYELASSGEYTQGGGAVAILISSKPDLLEIENNWGVASESVFDFFKPRRTHKKEELKGAPETYPEKIEIFTDEPVFDGQYSNQCYQDRIREAYHHYKEISGKEKPYESWKYIIFHLPYAFHGKRVFTEIYSIEKGLPYETPEDQKAVAKSEDYIKLISDKIEKTQRASSEIGNMYTASIFMALLSALQTSFNENEELHGKEIGFVGYGSGSKSKVFAGKVSENWKKVVEKWNLFESLNNRIPVDFETYEKLHRKQLERSVNEKYRGFGLHSVEADNPVRIGARYYRHQ, from the coding sequence ATGAGTTTTGGAATTGAGGCGGCAAGCTATTATGTGCCTTCTTTGTATTTGGAGATTAAGGATTTAGCTGAAAAAAGAGGAATAGAGCCGGCGAAGCTGGAGAAAGGATTGGGACTACATAAAATGGGACTTTCGGACGTTCATGAAGATGCAGCTACATTCGCAGCAGAAGCATTGCTGAAACTTATAAAAGACTATACTGTCAGTCCAAAAGAAATAGCAAGAGTATATCTGGGAACAGAAAGTGCTGTGGATGCAGCAAAACCTACAGCTTCCTATGCGGTACAGATGGTGGAAAAGGTGCTGGAAGAAGAATTTGGAGAAAGAAGTTTTAAAAACTGTGATATTCTGGATATGACTTTTGCTTGTGTAGGAGGGGTAGATGCATTGCATAATGCCTTGGATTTTGTAAGGGTCAATCCTGATAAAAAAGCAGTCGTAATTGCCAGTGATTATGCAAAATATGAATTAGCTTCTTCAGGTGAATATACACAGGGAGGAGGAGCTGTTGCTATTCTGATCTCTTCAAAACCTGATCTTCTTGAAATAGAAAATAACTGGGGAGTGGCTTCGGAAAGTGTTTTTGATTTTTTCAAACCCAGAAGAACGCACAAAAAAGAAGAATTGAAAGGAGCTCCTGAGACTTATCCTGAAAAAATAGAAATCTTTACAGACGAGCCTGTTTTCGACGGACAATATTCCAACCAATGTTATCAGGACAGAATCCGGGAAGCCTATCATCATTATAAAGAAATCTCAGGAAAGGAGAAACCTTATGAAAGCTGGAAATACATTATCTTTCATCTTCCATATGCCTTTCATGGAAAAAGAGTATTTACAGAGATTTACAGTATTGAAAAAGGACTTCCTTATGAGACCCCTGAAGACCAGAAAGCCGTTGCAAAATCAGAAGATTATATAAAACTGATCAGCGATAAAATAGAAAAGACCCAAAGAGCTTCTTCTGAGATAGGAAATATGTATACAGCATCTATTTTTATGGCCCTTCTTTCTGCTTTACAGACCTCTTTTAACGAAAATGAGGAACTTCATGGGAAAGAAATAGGGTTCGTGGGATATGGAAGTGGTTCAAAATCAAAAGTTTTTGCAGGAAAGGTCTCTGAAAACTGGAAAAAAGTGGTTGAAAAATGGAATTTATTTGAAAGTTTAAATAATAGAATCCCTGTTGACTTTGAAACTTATGAAAAACTTCATAGAAAACAGCTTGAGCGATCCGTTAATGAAAAGTACAGGGGTTTTGGTCTTCATTCTGTAGAAGCTGATAACCCTGTTAGGATTGGAGCCAGGTATTACAGGCATCAATAG